In the Lepus europaeus isolate LE1 chromosome 18, mLepTim1.pri, whole genome shotgun sequence genome, one interval contains:
- the LOC133777089 gene encoding C-C motif chemokine 3-like 1 — protein sequence MKVSGAVLAVLLCAMALSTQVFSTPLGADTPTACCFSYTSRQIPYKFIADYFETSSQCSKPGVIFLTKRGRQVCADLSKAWVQGYINDLELNP from the exons ATGAAGGTCTCCGGGGCTGTCCTCGCCGTCCTCCTGTGCGCCATGGCTCTCAGCACCCAGGTCTTCTCCACACCAC TTGGTGCTGACACCCCGACCgcctgctgcttctcctacacctcCCGCCAGATTCCCTACAAATTCATAGCTGACTATTTTGAGACCAGCAGCCAGTGCTCCAAACCAGGTGTCAT TTTCCTAACCAAGAGAGGCCGGCAGGTGTGCGCTGACCTCAGTAAGGCCTGGGTCCAGGGTTACATCAATGACCTGGAACTGAATCCCTGA